A window from Trinickia violacea encodes these proteins:
- a CDS encoding dipeptide ABC transporter ATP-binding protein, translating to MSTSSNATGPLADLLPEPRVIAVDDLSVAFRRDARTFEAVRQLSFSVDRGETLAIVGESGSGKSVTSLSLMRLIENGGGRLTSGRIAFKRRNGRVLDLAQASNATMRSIRGADIAMIFQEPMTSLNPVFTVGDQIAEAIALHQRKSRSEARAEALRLLDLVRIPQSRRVFARYPHQLSGGMRQRVMIAMALSCKPSLLIADEPTTALDVTIQAQILQLIRGLQDEMNMGVIFITHDMGVVAEVADRVLVMYRGEKVEEGRSDRIFAAPSHAYTKALLAAVPRLGSMEGTERPAKFPILQVQQDSTAGAAENLVADATNANVAAAAAPGVDAQQPEVHESTPPILRVRDLVTRFPVKSGLFGRVAQNVHAVERVSFDLRPGETLALVGESGCGKSTTGRSLLRLVESQSGTIEFDGRDISSLRGTDLQALRRNIQFIFQDPFASLNPRLTVGFSIMEPLLVHGVMRGEEAQARVTWLLEKVGLPADAARRYPHEFSGGQRQRIAIARALALNPKVVIADESVSALDVSVQAQIVNLMLDLQRELGVAYLFISHDMAVVERVSHRVAVMYLGQIVEIGPRRAVFESPRHPYTKKLMSAVPVADPARRHAKRMLAADEIPNPIRAIGDEPLVAPLVAVGPDHYVAEHRIGGAY from the coding sequence GTGTCGACTTCATCGAATGCAACGGGGCCGCTTGCCGATTTGCTGCCTGAGCCGCGCGTGATCGCGGTGGACGATCTGTCGGTCGCGTTCAGGCGCGATGCGCGCACGTTCGAAGCGGTGCGGCAGCTGTCGTTCTCGGTCGACCGCGGCGAGACGCTCGCGATCGTCGGCGAATCGGGGTCGGGCAAATCGGTGACGTCGCTTTCGCTGATGCGTCTCATCGAAAACGGCGGCGGGCGGCTCACGAGCGGACGCATCGCGTTCAAGCGCCGCAATGGACGCGTGCTCGATCTCGCGCAGGCGTCGAACGCGACGATGCGCTCGATTCGCGGCGCGGACATCGCGATGATCTTCCAGGAACCGATGACATCGCTGAATCCGGTGTTCACGGTCGGCGATCAGATCGCCGAGGCGATCGCGCTGCATCAGAGGAAGAGCCGCTCGGAGGCGCGCGCCGAAGCGCTGCGCTTGCTCGATCTCGTGCGCATTCCGCAGTCGCGCCGCGTGTTTGCGCGCTATCCGCATCAGCTTTCGGGCGGGATGCGGCAGCGCGTGATGATCGCGATGGCGCTCTCGTGCAAGCCGTCACTGCTGATCGCCGACGAGCCGACCACCGCGCTCGACGTCACGATCCAGGCGCAGATTCTGCAATTGATCCGCGGCTTGCAGGACGAGATGAACATGGGCGTGATCTTCATCACGCACGATATGGGTGTGGTCGCGGAGGTCGCCGATCGCGTGCTCGTGATGTATCGCGGCGAGAAGGTCGAGGAAGGGCGCTCGGACCGGATTTTCGCGGCGCCGTCGCATGCCTACACGAAGGCGCTGCTCGCCGCGGTGCCGCGCTTGGGCTCGATGGAGGGCACGGAGCGGCCCGCGAAGTTTCCGATTCTCCAGGTGCAGCAGGATTCAACTGCGGGTGCCGCCGAGAATCTCGTTGCGGACGCAACGAACGCGAACGTCGCTGCGGCTGCGGCGCCCGGCGTCGACGCGCAGCAGCCGGAAGTGCACGAAAGCACCCCGCCGATCCTGCGCGTGCGCGATCTCGTCACGCGCTTTCCGGTCAAAAGCGGCCTGTTCGGACGCGTCGCGCAGAACGTGCATGCGGTCGAACGCGTGAGCTTCGATCTGCGTCCCGGCGAGACGCTTGCGCTCGTCGGCGAGTCGGGCTGCGGCAAGTCGACGACAGGGCGATCGCTGTTGAGACTCGTCGAAAGCCAGAGCGGCACGATCGAGTTCGACGGTCGCGATATCAGCTCGCTGAGAGGCACGGACCTGCAAGCGCTGCGCCGCAATATCCAGTTCATTTTTCAGGACCCGTTCGCGTCGCTCAATCCGCGCTTGACGGTCGGCTTCTCGATCATGGAGCCGCTGCTCGTGCACGGCGTCATGCGCGGCGAAGAAGCGCAAGCGCGCGTCACGTGGCTGCTCGAGAAAGTCGGCTTGCCGGCCGACGCCGCGCGCCGCTATCCGCACGAATTCTCGGGCGGTCAGCGTCAACGCATCGCCATCGCGCGGGCGCTCGCGCTGAACCCGAAGGTCGTGATCGCCGACGAGTCCGTCTCCGCGCTCGACGTTTCCGTGCAAGCGCAGATCGTCAACCTGATGCTCGATCTGCAGCGCGAGCTGGGCGTCGCGTACCTGTTCATCTCGCACGACATGGCGGTCGTGGAGCGTGTAAGCCATCGCGTCGCGGTGATGTATCTCGGCCAGATCGTCGAGATCGGGCCGCGCCGTGCGGTGTTCGAATCGCCGCGCCATCCGTACACGAAGAAGCTGATGAGCGCGGTGCCGGTCGCCGACCCGGCGCGCCGGCACGCGAAGCGGATGCTCGCCGCCGATGAAATCCCGAACCCGATTCGCGCGATCGGCGACGAGCCGCTCGTGGCGCCGCTCGTCGCGGTCGGACCGGATCACTACGTCGCCGAGCATCGCATCGGCGGCGCGTATTAA
- a CDS encoding CysS/YqeB C-terminal domain-containing protein, with product MPRALAVLWELVRSDLPPAVRRATVDQFDIVLGLRLAEWKAEVEAVPPDVAALLAQREAARAAKHWPLADELRDALKQLGWRVEDGANGQRATRCGSGT from the coding sequence ATGCCGCGCGCACTGGCCGTGCTCTGGGAGCTGGTGAGAAGCGATTTGCCGCCCGCTGTGCGGCGCGCGACGGTCGATCAATTCGACATCGTGCTCGGTTTGCGGCTCGCGGAGTGGAAAGCGGAGGTCGAAGCGGTGCCGCCAGACGTCGCGGCGTTGCTCGCGCAACGTGAAGCGGCGCGCGCCGCGAAGCACTGGCCGTTAGCCGATGAATTGCGCGACGCGTTGAAGCAATTGGGCTGGCGAGTCGAGGACGGCGCGAATGGCCAACGGGCGACGCGTTGCGGCAGCGGCACGTAA
- the gsiB gene encoding glutathione ABC transporter substrate-binding protein GsiB, with product MTSSLFSSQFRLRALIAGGVCAFALAAGGTAHAEQQAVMAVASTFTTLDPYDANDTLSMAVAKSFYQGLFGFDKDMKLVDVLATSYEASPDARVYTFKLRQGVKFQDGTDFNAAAVKANFDRITDPANKLKRYNMFSRIDKTEVVDPYTVRVTLKTPFSAFINVLAHPSAVMISPTALKKWGKDIAFHPVGTGPFELVEWKQTDDLKVKKFDGYWKKGYPKIDAIDWKPVVDNNTRAALMQTGEADFAFQIPYEQAGVLQASPKVDLISVPSIINRYVSLNTQQKPFDNPKVREALNYAINKDALAKVAFSGFATPEDGVVPQGVDYAVKLGPWPYDPAKARALLKEAGYPDGFETTLWSAYNNTTSQKAIQFIQQQLAQVGVKAQVQALEAGQRVAKVESAPDPATAPVRMYYIGWSSSTGEADWAITPLLASASFPPKLVNTAYYKNADVDQALSKALETTDRTQKAALYGDAQKRIWSDAPWLFLVQEKIVYARSKRLSGAYVMPDGSFNFDEIAIK from the coding sequence ATGACGTCGTCTCTCTTCTCTTCCCAGTTCCGCTTGCGAGCCCTGATTGCCGGCGGCGTGTGCGCGTTCGCGTTGGCAGCGGGCGGCACGGCGCATGCCGAACAGCAGGCCGTGATGGCGGTTGCGTCGACGTTCACGACGCTCGATCCCTACGACGCGAACGACACGCTTTCGATGGCGGTCGCGAAGTCGTTCTATCAGGGCCTCTTCGGCTTCGACAAGGACATGAAGCTCGTCGACGTGCTCGCGACGAGCTACGAGGCGAGCCCCGACGCGCGCGTCTACACGTTCAAGCTGCGCCAGGGCGTCAAGTTCCAGGACGGCACGGATTTCAACGCGGCTGCCGTGAAGGCGAACTTCGACCGCATCACCGATCCGGCGAACAAGTTGAAGCGCTACAACATGTTCAGCCGCATCGACAAGACCGAGGTGGTCGATCCGTACACGGTGCGCGTGACGCTGAAAACGCCGTTCTCGGCGTTCATCAACGTGCTTGCGCATCCGTCGGCGGTGATGATCTCGCCGACCGCGTTGAAGAAGTGGGGCAAGGACATCGCGTTCCATCCGGTCGGCACCGGCCCGTTCGAGCTCGTCGAATGGAAGCAGACCGACGACCTCAAGGTCAAGAAATTCGATGGCTACTGGAAGAAGGGCTACCCGAAGATCGATGCGATCGACTGGAAGCCGGTGGTCGACAACAACACGCGCGCCGCGCTGATGCAGACGGGCGAGGCCGATTTCGCGTTCCAGATCCCGTATGAGCAGGCGGGCGTGCTGCAGGCGAGTCCGAAGGTCGATCTGATTTCGGTGCCGTCGATCATCAATCGCTACGTGAGTCTGAACACGCAGCAAAAGCCGTTCGACAACCCGAAAGTGCGTGAGGCGCTGAACTACGCGATCAACAAGGACGCGCTCGCGAAGGTCGCGTTCTCGGGCTTCGCGACGCCCGAGGACGGTGTCGTGCCGCAGGGGGTCGATTACGCGGTGAAGCTCGGACCCTGGCCGTACGATCCCGCGAAAGCGCGCGCGCTGTTGAAGGAAGCGGGCTATCCGGACGGCTTCGAGACGACGCTCTGGTCGGCGTACAACAACACGACGTCGCAGAAGGCGATCCAATTCATCCAGCAGCAGCTCGCGCAAGTCGGCGTGAAGGCGCAGGTGCAGGCGCTCGAGGCAGGGCAGCGCGTGGCGAAGGTCGAGAGCGCGCCGGACCCGGCCACCGCGCCGGTGCGGATGTACTACATCGGCTGGTCGTCGTCGACCGGTGAAGCCGATTGGGCGATCACGCCGCTGCTCGCGTCCGCTTCGTTCCCGCCGAAGCTCGTGAACACCGCTTACTACAAGAACGCGGATGTCGATCAAGCGTTGTCGAAGGCGCTTGAAACAACCGATCGCACGCAGAAGGCCGCGCTGTACGGCGACGCGCAAAAGCGCATCTGGTCCGACGCGCCGTGGCTCTTCCTCGTGCAAGAGAAGATCGTCTATGCGCGCAGCAAGCGCCTGTCCGGTGCGTATGTGATGCCGGACGGCTCGTTCAACTTCGACGAAATCGCCATCAAGTAA
- a CDS encoding porin, whose product MKKSLIAAAVVASFTCTARAQNSVTLYGLIDVGMAYANNIGGHKQYSMTVGNLSGDRWGLRGAEDLGGGLKTLFVIENGFSVANGKLAQGGDEFGRQSYLGISSSNIGTFTFGRQYDSLTDFTYMFVAAQMWGGYASAHPGDVDNQDGSNHVNNAIKFSSLSYGGFKFGGLYSFGGVAGKFNQNQIWSVGANYNWGPLTLGAGFVNAQDPNFSYFGNTAASSTTGSNMTASPVYSGYASAKTQQIFAAGASYVVGSATFAVDYSNTQFKGIGTLPGLPATGAGGDAKFHDIEVNVGYQLTPTLHLGVAYNYLKGYGVNGATYNQGTIGADYFLSKRTDLYAVTAYQHASGTDSTGGKAVASLTGLTASKTQSQVQVVIGIRHRF is encoded by the coding sequence ATGAAAAAGTCCTTGATTGCGGCGGCCGTTGTAGCCTCTTTCACATGTACCGCACGTGCTCAGAACAGCGTCACACTCTACGGTTTGATTGACGTCGGCATGGCCTATGCGAACAACATTGGCGGCCACAAGCAGTATTCGATGACCGTCGGAAATCTCAGTGGCGACCGTTGGGGGCTGCGAGGCGCTGAGGACCTCGGCGGCGGACTGAAAACACTTTTCGTGATCGAAAACGGCTTCAGTGTTGCGAACGGAAAGCTCGCTCAAGGGGGCGACGAGTTCGGACGCCAATCCTATCTCGGCATTTCATCATCGAACATAGGTACCTTTACGTTCGGGCGTCAATATGATTCGCTTACTGACTTCACCTACATGTTCGTGGCGGCACAGATGTGGGGCGGATATGCCAGCGCCCATCCTGGCGATGTAGATAACCAAGACGGCAGCAACCACGTCAACAACGCGATCAAGTTTAGTAGTCTGTCGTACGGTGGATTCAAGTTCGGAGGCCTCTACAGCTTCGGCGGTGTCGCTGGGAAATTCAATCAAAACCAGATCTGGTCAGTCGGGGCGAACTACAATTGGGGACCACTCACGCTTGGCGCCGGCTTCGTCAACGCGCAGGATCCTAACTTCTCGTATTTTGGCAATACCGCAGCTTCGAGCACTACGGGGTCCAACATGACTGCAAGCCCCGTGTATTCCGGCTATGCGTCCGCGAAAACGCAGCAGATCTTCGCCGCAGGCGCTTCTTACGTCGTTGGTTCCGCTACGTTCGCCGTTGACTACAGCAACACGCAGTTCAAGGGTATCGGGACACTACCGGGTCTCCCGGCTACCGGCGCAGGCGGCGATGCAAAATTCCACGACATTGAAGTCAACGTCGGCTATCAACTCACGCCTACCCTCCACCTCGGCGTTGCCTATAACTACTTGAAAGGATACGGCGTCAACGGTGCAACTTACAATCAAGGCACGATCGGGGCAGACTACTTCCTATCCAAGCGAACTGACCTTTACGCAGTCACTGCTTATCAGCATGCGTCTGGCACTGATTCGACCGGCGGGAAGGCGGTCGCAAGCCTCACTGGCCTAACCGCCTCCAAAACTCAGAGCCAAGTGCAAGTAGTTATTGGCATCCGGCATCGCTTTTAG
- a CDS encoding mechanosensitive ion channel family protein, whose amino-acid sequence MQDLLAHIHPDNWTFLWNALSTFSVNACTAVLVLVIGWWISTRVGRWLNRVLTNKARLDTTLRPIVCDASIWGIRIVAIVGALSQLGIQTASIVAVLGAAGLAIGLALQGTMQNIAAGIMLLLLRPFGVGDYIDGGGGSVAGTVEEISLFTTRLTKPDGICEYVPNSALWSNSIRNYSRNPTRRLDLEVEVSVRDDVNRALDALRALAESEPAALKDPAPQVMVIRFDDSTAVVNIRVWSNIADFWTMRWDLSRKVRQTLADAQCALPIRTRELHIVQNAGESK is encoded by the coding sequence GTGCAAGACCTTCTCGCACATATTCATCCGGACAACTGGACTTTCCTCTGGAACGCGCTCTCGACGTTCTCGGTCAACGCGTGCACCGCCGTTCTCGTGCTCGTCATCGGCTGGTGGATTTCGACGCGCGTCGGCCGCTGGCTCAACCGCGTGCTGACCAACAAGGCGCGCCTCGATACGACGCTGCGCCCCATCGTCTGCGATGCGAGCATCTGGGGCATCCGCATCGTCGCGATCGTCGGCGCGCTGTCGCAGCTCGGCATCCAGACGGCCAGCATCGTCGCGGTGCTCGGCGCGGCCGGCCTGGCAATCGGCCTTGCGCTGCAAGGCACGATGCAGAACATCGCGGCCGGCATCATGCTGCTGCTTCTGCGTCCGTTCGGGGTCGGCGATTACATCGATGGCGGCGGCGGATCGGTGGCCGGCACGGTCGAGGAGATCAGCCTCTTCACGACGCGCCTCACGAAACCCGACGGCATCTGCGAATACGTGCCGAACAGCGCGCTCTGGAGCAATTCGATTCGCAACTACTCGCGCAACCCCACTCGCCGCCTCGACCTCGAAGTCGAAGTGTCGGTGCGCGACGACGTCAATCGCGCGCTCGACGCGTTGCGCGCCCTCGCCGAGAGCGAACCCGCCGCGTTGAAGGACCCCGCGCCGCAAGTCATGGTGATCCGCTTCGACGACAGCACGGCCGTCGTGAACATTCGCGTCTGGTCCAACATCGCCGACTTCTGGACCATGCGCTGGGACCTCTCGCGCAAGGTGCGCCAGACGCTCGCGGACGCGCAGTGCGCGCTGCCGATTCGCACGCGCGAACTGCATATCGTGCAGAACGCGGGGGAGTCGAAGTAA
- a CDS encoding MurR/RpiR family transcriptional regulator — MARHSSTQASTQAPPVEQTISARISAAMPSLTPIHRRMGEYVQANLFRAATMRIDELANATGASVASANRFARALGFEGYPAFRDALVRGFEATLAPVERLRSAQESPAGGGELLDASLEQTIANLHATQRAIDAASAEAAVEAILAARRVFVLGYGSSAFLAGLMEHGLAPYHENVESLALAGGPTHAARRLFNASADDLVIAIAFPRYVDDTIALASRAAGLGARVLALTDSVDSPLAQFAHLALYVRAERRLAANCDASVLAVIEALCDAVAHRTKRSAKAAAEMTEFVLPWLTKPRAATEPIAAGAPLKSRLSKRSKTP, encoded by the coding sequence ATGGCCCGTCACTCTTCCACGCAGGCTTCCACGCAGGCGCCGCCTGTCGAACAGACGATTTCGGCGCGCATTTCCGCGGCGATGCCCAGCCTCACGCCGATTCACCGGCGCATGGGCGAGTACGTGCAGGCCAATCTGTTTCGCGCGGCGACGATGCGCATCGACGAACTGGCCAACGCCACCGGCGCGTCGGTCGCGAGCGCCAACCGCTTTGCGCGCGCGCTCGGCTTCGAGGGCTATCCGGCGTTTCGCGACGCGCTCGTGCGCGGCTTCGAGGCCACGCTCGCGCCGGTCGAGCGCTTGCGCAGCGCGCAGGAATCGCCTGCGGGCGGCGGCGAATTGCTCGACGCGTCGCTCGAACAGACCATCGCCAACCTGCACGCCACCCAACGCGCGATCGATGCGGCGAGCGCCGAGGCCGCCGTCGAAGCGATCCTCGCCGCGCGCCGCGTGTTCGTGCTCGGCTATGGCTCGAGCGCTTTCCTCGCGGGGCTGATGGAACACGGCCTCGCGCCTTATCACGAGAACGTCGAATCGCTCGCGCTGGCCGGCGGTCCCACGCACGCGGCGCGGCGGCTCTTCAACGCGAGTGCCGACGATCTCGTGATCGCGATCGCGTTTCCGCGCTACGTCGACGACACGATCGCGCTCGCTTCGCGCGCCGCCGGGCTCGGCGCGCGCGTGCTCGCGCTGACCGACAGCGTCGACTCGCCGCTCGCGCAGTTCGCTCACCTCGCGCTGTATGTGCGGGCCGAGCGGCGCCTCGCGGCGAACTGCGACGCCTCGGTGCTCGCGGTGATCGAGGCGCTTTGCGATGCGGTCGCGCACCGCACCAAGCGCTCCGCCAAGGCCGCCGCCGAGATGACCGAATTCGTGCTGCCCTGGCTCACGAAGCCGCGCGCGGCCACCGAACCGATTGCGGCCGGCGCGCCACTGAAATCCCGTCTTTCCAAACGTTCGAAAACACCATGA
- a CDS encoding isoaspartyl peptidase/L-asparaginase family protein, whose protein sequence is MTRTAVLAIHGGAGTILRAAMDLAAEQSYHAALRDVLAAGQRVLADGGSALDAVSVAVRLLEDCPLFNAGHGAVFTSDGTHELDAAIMDGRTLEAGAVCGVKRVKNPIFAARRVMEQSEHVMFAGAGAEAFAEKQGLEIVDPSYFHTDARYQQLLKAREAGKALLDHDAAALASAQDIPHEPIDPNRKFGTVGAVALDLHGHLAAATSTGGITNKEPGRVGDTPLIGAGCYANDATCAVSTTGSGEMFMRMVVAYDVSAQMEYRGVPLATAADDVVMNKLPRIDGRGGLVAVDKYGNVTLPFNTEGMYRGYARVGEAPVTAIYR, encoded by the coding sequence ATGACTCGCACCGCCGTTCTCGCCATCCATGGAGGCGCAGGCACGATCCTGCGCGCCGCGATGGACCTCGCAGCCGAACAGTCGTATCACGCGGCGTTGCGCGACGTGCTCGCCGCCGGCCAGCGCGTGCTCGCCGATGGCGGCAGCGCCCTCGACGCGGTAAGCGTCGCCGTGCGCCTGCTCGAAGACTGTCCGCTCTTCAATGCCGGACACGGCGCCGTGTTCACGTCGGATGGCACGCATGAGCTCGACGCCGCGATCATGGACGGCCGCACGCTCGAAGCGGGCGCCGTGTGCGGCGTGAAACGCGTGAAGAATCCGATCTTCGCCGCGCGCCGCGTGATGGAGCAAAGCGAGCACGTGATGTTCGCGGGCGCCGGCGCCGAGGCGTTCGCCGAGAAGCAGGGGCTCGAAATCGTCGACCCGTCGTACTTCCATACCGACGCGCGCTACCAGCAGCTGTTGAAGGCGCGCGAAGCCGGCAAGGCGCTGCTCGACCACGATGCCGCCGCGCTCGCCAGCGCGCAGGACATTCCCCACGAACCGATCGATCCGAACCGCAAGTTCGGCACGGTCGGCGCGGTCGCGCTCGATCTGCACGGCCATCTCGCCGCCGCGACGTCGACGGGCGGCATCACGAACAAGGAGCCGGGCCGCGTCGGCGATACGCCGCTGATCGGCGCGGGCTGCTATGCGAACGACGCCACCTGCGCCGTCTCGACCACGGGCAGCGGCGAAATGTTCATGCGGATGGTGGTCGCGTACGACGTCAGCGCCCAGATGGAATATCGCGGCGTGCCGCTCGCAACCGCCGCGGATGACGTCGTGATGAACAAGCTGCCGCGCATCGACGGACGCGGCGGCCTCGTCGCCGTCGATAAGTACGGCAACGTCACGCTGCCGTTCAACACCGAAGGGATGTACCGCGGATACGCGCGCGTGGGCGAGGCGCCCGTGACCGCGATCTATCGATGA
- a CDS encoding DUF4198 domain-containing protein, producing the protein MKITGKLAVVASLIAGMGAASLAQAHGIWFAQRSNQLALIYGLGGDDLDVIKRQQKVKSVSAYDEQGKEVSTQLTPSGPLLVVNTDNQPAIVAGIMDNGLWSKTADGKWYNKGKDEVPNATISEHTFKYAVHLRRPLDGAMPVLPAQKLQIVPVGKQLPDQMGQPLTVRVLFDGKPAPGAKVQPDLLNDPDSEPLKTGADGTVTIKVRNQGLNVVVAILDTPPSEPAKTNSDEHEATLSFVLQHLPE; encoded by the coding sequence ATGAAGATCACCGGAAAGCTTGCTGTCGTGGCAAGCCTGATTGCAGGCATGGGTGCCGCCAGCCTGGCGCAGGCCCATGGCATCTGGTTCGCGCAACGCTCTAACCAGCTGGCGCTGATCTACGGCCTCGGCGGCGACGACCTGGATGTCATCAAGCGCCAGCAAAAGGTGAAGAGTGTCTCGGCCTACGACGAGCAGGGTAAGGAGGTCTCCACGCAGCTCACGCCCAGCGGGCCGCTGCTCGTGGTGAATACCGACAACCAGCCGGCAATCGTTGCCGGGATTATGGACAACGGCCTGTGGAGCAAGACGGCGGACGGCAAGTGGTACAACAAGGGCAAGGACGAGGTGCCCAACGCCACGATCAGCGAGCACACATTCAAGTACGCGGTGCATCTGCGCCGGCCTCTGGATGGGGCGATGCCCGTACTGCCCGCGCAGAAGCTGCAGATCGTGCCGGTCGGCAAACAGCTGCCGGATCAGATGGGCCAGCCGCTCACGGTTCGGGTGCTCTTCGACGGCAAGCCCGCGCCCGGCGCCAAGGTGCAGCCAGACCTCCTCAACGACCCCGATTCCGAACCGCTGAAGACCGGCGCCGACGGCACCGTGACGATAAAGGTGCGCAACCAGGGCCTGAACGTAGTCGTTGCGATATTGGATACGCCGCCGTCGGAACCCGCGAAGACGAACAGCGACGAGCATGAGGCCACACTGTCGTTCGTGTTGCAGCATCTGCCCGAATGA
- a CDS encoding AraC family transcriptional regulator: MSDPLISPSRAESAGGPLVVAAQRIGDTPRSTAAHSHARGQLLGASRGLLTVGTASGHWVVPAIHAVWIPPHHVHSLRSHGAFAGWSVYVAPHACDVLPDTPCTMRTSGLLREAVMRAATWSDAPHEEAQTRIAGVIRDEIRSLPREPLGLPLPRDPRLVRIAQALADHPADNRRIDDWAEWAAIPVRTLTRRFVAETGFSFTEWRQRARLMRALEMLAAGTPVTRIALDLGYDSISAFIAMFRRTLGVTPTQYFSASNV, from the coding sequence ATGTCAGATCCGCTCATTTCTCCGTCGCGCGCCGAATCCGCCGGCGGGCCGCTTGTCGTCGCAGCCCAACGGATCGGCGACACGCCTCGTTCGACGGCCGCGCACAGCCACGCGCGCGGGCAGTTGCTCGGCGCGTCGCGCGGGCTGCTGACAGTCGGCACGGCGAGCGGCCATTGGGTCGTGCCGGCGATCCACGCGGTCTGGATTCCGCCGCATCACGTTCATTCGCTGCGCTCGCACGGCGCCTTCGCGGGCTGGAGCGTCTATGTCGCGCCGCACGCATGCGACGTGCTGCCCGACACGCCTTGCACGATGCGCACATCGGGCTTGCTGCGCGAAGCAGTGATGCGGGCGGCGACCTGGAGCGACGCGCCGCACGAGGAAGCGCAGACGCGCATTGCCGGGGTGATCCGCGACGAGATTCGCAGCTTGCCGCGCGAGCCGCTCGGCTTGCCGCTGCCGCGCGACCCGCGCCTCGTGCGTATCGCGCAGGCGCTCGCCGACCATCCGGCGGACAACCGGCGCATCGACGACTGGGCCGAGTGGGCCGCGATACCGGTGCGCACGCTCACACGCCGCTTCGTCGCCGAGACGGGCTTCAGCTTTACCGAGTGGCGCCAGCGCGCGCGGCTGATGCGCGCGCTCGAAATGCTCGCGGCCGGAACGCCGGTGACTCGCATCGCGCTCGACCTCGGCTACGACAGCATCAGCGCGTTCATCGCCATGTTCCGCCGCACGCTCGGCGTGACGCCGACCCAGTACTTCTCCGCTTCGAACGTTTGA